TGAAATTATAGAAGGGCTGCCTTCCAGGACATTTAGAATTTATGAGGATGACGCAGGTTTATTTGTGTGCAATTCAGTTTGCGTTGGGTCTAACCTGATTTTGGATAAGCTCACAGACAGGCTCGCTGACAAACTTAATGAATTCGGGGTGAAGATAATATCAGTGGATACCTCTGAATTTATGAAATCAGGCGGCAGTGTAAGGTGCATGGTGTTAGGGCTTTAATAGTGAGCAGTCAGCAGGTAACAGAAGTTAGAGGCAAGAAGTAAGAAGTATAGGAAAAACAATTCCCTCCCCTTCAAGGGGAGGGGTAGGGTGGGGATGGGGTTATTTTCAGGTGTCACATTTAGGGGAGATTTGATACGTGGAGATCAAGGTATTCGGGGATACGCACACGGGGCTTGTAAGGACACACAATGAGGATGCCTTAGGCATTTTCCCTGAACTATCGCTCTATGTTGTAGCTGACGGGCTTGGCGGACATGCAGGCGGGGAGGTTGCAAGCAGGCTTGCAGTTGATGTTTTACGGAATAATATAATTTCTGATTATCATATACTCCGTGAAAAGAGAAGTAATCTTGTCAGTGCTATTAAAATTGTAAATAAATGGATTATCCAGGAGGCTTCAAAAGATTATCGTTTGCAAGATATGGGAACAACCATTGTGGCAGTGAAATTGGAAAATGATACTGCATTAGTTGCCCATGTCGGCGACAGCAGGGCATATCTTATTCGTGATGGAGGGATTACTCAGGTTACAAAAGACCATACTGTTGTTGAAGATTATATTAAGGCCGGCTTGCTCACAAGGGAAGAAGCTTTTTATAGTCCATACAAAAGCGCCCTATCAAGGGCACTTGGAACAGCCGCTGATGCTGAAGTTGATATTAATGACGTTAAACTCAGGACAGGAGATACCTTAATTTTATGTACAGACGGTCTTACTAACATGATGTCAGACTCAGACATATTAAATACCGTGAAGGAATTCAGACCCTCTCCGGAAGGTATTAGCAAAGGACTGATAAACCTCGCGATTAA
This region of Nitrospirota bacterium genomic DNA includes:
- a CDS encoding Stp1/IreP family PP2C-type Ser/Thr phosphatase encodes the protein MEIKVFGDTHTGLVRTHNEDALGIFPELSLYVVADGLGGHAGGEVASRLAVDVLRNNIISDYHILREKRSNLVSAIKIVNKWIIQEASKDYRLQDMGTTIVAVKLENDTALVAHVGDSRAYLIRDGGITQVTKDHTVVEDYIKAGLLTREEAFYSPYKSALSRALGTAADAEVDINDVKLRTGDTLILCTDGLTNMMSDSDILNTVKEFRPSPEGISKGLINLAIKNGGIDNITVIAICVME